A genomic window from Gossypium hirsutum isolate 1008001.06 chromosome D12, Gossypium_hirsutum_v2.1, whole genome shotgun sequence includes:
- the LOC107946230 gene encoding DNA-directed RNA polymerases I, II, and III subunit RPABC5, protein MIIPVRCFTCGKVIGNKWDTYLDLLQADYTEGDALDALGLVRYCCRRMLMTHVDLIEKLLNYNTLEKSETS, encoded by the exons ATGATAATCCCAGTTCGCTGCTTCACCTGCGGAAAG GTCATTGGTAACAAATGGGACACTTATCTTGATCTTCTCCAGGCCGATTATACCGAAGG AGATGCTCTTGATGCTTTGGGATTGGTTCGGTACTGCTGTAGGAGAATGCTTATGACTCATGTTGACCTCATTGAGAAGCTTCTGAACTACAACA CATTGGAGAAGTCGGAGACCAGTTGA
- the LOC121203044 gene encoding E3 ubiquitin-protein ligase BOI, producing the protein MLGGNNSNSVLPIFLDENHLQYQNQTNGSNQLQLFGSLPAGCNVDPVNYFGNEHLAPMIRPNKRGRETEDIQRQQKLQISLNYNICKEEADCSAGIPNPNAVSTGLRLSYDDDERNSTVTSGSGSMTQGPSMILSLGDNIRSELDLQKEEFDQYIKIQEEHLTKGIRDMKQRHMASFLAAIEKGISKKLREKDMELETMNNKNRELVERIKQVTAEAHNWHYRAKYNESVVNVLKSNLQQVISQGAQHGKEGFGDSEVDDATSYIDPNNFLSIHLGAAKCVSKGMKEHIICRACNAKEVSILLMPCRHLCLCKDCDLSINVCPVCQETKTAGVQVYLS; encoded by the exons ATGTTAGGAGGCAACAACAGTAATTCTGTGCTTCCCATTTTCCTGGATGAGAATCATCTTCAATATCAGAATCAGACTAATGGATCAAACCAACTGCAGTTATTTGGAAGct TGCCAGCTGGGTGCAATGTTGATCCTGTGAATTATTTTGGAAATGAACATCTTGCTCCCATGATTCGACCCAATAAAAGAGGCAGAGAAACAGAAGACATTCAAAGGCAGCAAAAGCTACAAATTTCCTTGAATTACAACATCTGTAAAGAGGAAGCTGACTGTTCAGCTGGCATTCCAAATCCTAATGCCGTGTCAACTGGCTTACGGCTATCATATGATGATGATGAGCGAAATTCAACTGTGACTTCTGGTAGTGGAAGCATGACACAGGGACCATCAATGATCTTGTCACTCGGTGACAACATTAGAAGTGAACTTGATCTTCAGAAAGAAGAGTTTGATCAGTACATCAAAATTCAG GAAGAGCATCTGACAAAGGGAATAAGAGACATGAAGCAGAGACACATGGCTTCTTTTCTTGCTGCTATTGAGAAAGGCATCAGCAAGAAGCTTAGGGAGAAAGATATGGAACTAGAGACTATGAATAACAAGAATAGAGAACTGGTTGAGAGAATAAAGCAGGTGACTGCAGAAGCACATAATTGGCATTATAGAGCAAAATACAACGAGTCAGTTGTTAATGTGTTGAAGAGCAACCTTCAGCAAGTAATCTCACAAGGTGCTCAACACGGGAAAGAAGGTTTTGGAGATAGTGAAGTTGATGATGCGACCTCCTATATTGATCCGAACAACTTTCTCAGTATTCATCTTGGGGCTGCAAAATGTGTTTCCAAGGGCATGAAGGAACACATTATTTGCAGAGCATGCAACGCAAAGGAGGTGTCCATTTTGTTGATGCCGTGTAGGCACCTCTGCTTATGTAAAGACTGTGATTTATCAATCAATGTTTGCCCTGTATGCCAGGAAACGAAAACTGCTGGTGTCCAAGTGTACTTATCCTAA